The following proteins are encoded in a genomic region of Leptospira yasudae:
- a CDS encoding DUF1574 domain-containing protein, whose protein sequence is MNDRKQTDLIPLFRKKLLWVPLAFFIFAFSLDRLLSSEWIRPYTEAGAEYYFYEMKDRVLAALVKEKSNAASDQKTMIFFGTSHMGEFSLDTIRKKRKDLIVYNFSAPSAPFSYHNYNLEKILSAGIKPDYAILEFYPDSMTDFCNRYPLRYSYDLPYFLRHADEFSTNDWDTFLRSRVFRTTVFPPRFKEAMQRIKDPGSKEMMLAIRNVLMTESDKFNGGIPNVLLANTPPEKLEEESAKYYNDIYRYIKISPVQKNFLFQFLRTAEKNGIKVVLWSPLLYTGLETRVKSAEFYPAWEAIRKEVLEFKNVFPLDMNDFRAQVTCQKYIDPHHLSGGCYPEPTEILVDRLDAQR, encoded by the coding sequence ATGAACGACCGAAAACAAACCGACTTGATTCCTTTATTCCGCAAAAAGCTCCTCTGGGTGCCTCTTGCATTTTTTATTTTCGCGTTTTCCTTGGATCGACTTTTATCTTCCGAGTGGATTCGTCCGTACACGGAAGCAGGCGCCGAATATTACTTTTATGAAATGAAAGACCGCGTCCTTGCCGCATTGGTAAAGGAAAAATCAAACGCCGCATCGGATCAAAAAACGATGATCTTTTTCGGAACGTCTCACATGGGAGAATTCTCCCTGGATACGATCCGAAAAAAAAGAAAGGATCTGATCGTTTACAATTTCTCCGCGCCGTCGGCTCCGTTTTCGTATCACAACTACAATCTCGAAAAGATTCTTTCCGCGGGGATTAAACCCGATTACGCGATTTTGGAATTTTATCCCGATTCGATGACGGACTTCTGCAATCGTTATCCGCTGCGTTATTCATACGATCTTCCGTATTTTTTAAGACACGCGGACGAGTTCTCCACAAACGATTGGGATACGTTTTTGCGATCGAGGGTTTTTAGAACGACTGTCTTCCCTCCCCGTTTTAAGGAAGCGATGCAAAGAATCAAAGACCCGGGTTCCAAAGAGATGATGCTTGCGATTCGAAACGTACTCATGACGGAATCGGATAAGTTTAATGGAGGAATTCCGAACGTCCTTCTTGCGAACACCCCTCCCGAAAAGCTCGAAGAGGAATCCGCGAAATATTACAACGACATCTATCGTTATATCAAGATTTCTCCGGTTCAGAAAAACTTTCTCTTTCAGTTCTTGAGGACCGCGGAAAAGAACGGAATCAAGGTCGTGTTGTGGTCCCCTCTTTTGTACACCGGACTCGAGACCAGAGTGAAGTCCGCGGAATTTTACCCCGCTTGGGAAGCGATCCGCAAAGAAGTATTAGAATTTAAGAATGTATTCCCTCTGGATATGAACGACTTCCGCGCGCAGGTTACTTGTCAGAAATACATCGATCCGCATCATTTGAGCGGGGGTTGTTATCCGGAGCCGACGGAGATTTTGGTAGATCGATTGGATGCACAAAGATGA
- a CDS encoding MBOAT family O-acyltransferase codes for MIFTSTLFLLFFLCVYVFYWAYDGRKYREWVIVIASLVFYATWSVPFLFHLLAILYINYLAISSLFKKKSLGVLRAVIILDLINLGIFKYFYFFTDNFYAWTGWGFLDQKAFGFQIILPLAISFYTFQIIAFVVDVYRGKITENCGFFRFTLFILFFPQLVAGPIMRHQDFFPILDKVRIKPSYIYAGLYLLGLGIAKKILVADNISSLVDPVFRNPSEYDDYSLFLAVQGFTWQVYCDFSGYTDIARGCAFLMGFNIPVNFRAPFFSQSIQDLWRRWHVTLATWLRDYIYIPLGGSRTSEPRIYLNLITTFTLGGFWHGASWTYVIWGFWHGLCLVIDRLMDRFGIPKLPEKGFLWFAIRASFVYSIFVIGAIFFRSQSLADCWHIFHHGLVWVSEPTKQVLKTNLVAPFLIGGFLLHTLEYFEKAPRFYFKHQKIVISVFLILLVLLLSNYAGKGQDFIYFQF; via the coding sequence ATGATTTTTACATCCACTCTCTTTCTTCTTTTCTTTCTCTGTGTTTACGTTTTTTACTGGGCTTACGACGGAAGAAAATACAGAGAATGGGTGATCGTGATCGCTTCCTTGGTTTTTTATGCGACCTGGAGCGTTCCGTTTCTATTCCATCTATTAGCGATTCTTTATATTAACTATCTTGCAATCTCCAGTCTGTTTAAGAAAAAAAGCCTCGGAGTTTTGAGAGCCGTAATTATACTGGATTTGATCAATCTCGGAATCTTTAAATACTTCTACTTTTTTACGGATAACTTTTACGCTTGGACCGGTTGGGGATTCCTGGATCAAAAGGCCTTCGGGTTTCAGATCATTCTTCCCTTAGCGATCAGCTTTTATACGTTTCAGATCATCGCGTTCGTAGTCGACGTCTACCGCGGAAAGATCACGGAAAACTGCGGTTTTTTCCGGTTTACCTTGTTCATTCTCTTCTTCCCTCAGTTGGTCGCGGGTCCGATCATGAGACATCAGGACTTTTTTCCGATTCTGGATAAGGTAAGAATCAAACCTTCGTACATCTACGCCGGTTTGTATCTTTTGGGATTGGGGATCGCGAAGAAGATTCTGGTTGCGGATAACATCTCCTCTTTGGTGGATCCGGTGTTCCGCAATCCTTCCGAATACGACGATTATTCTTTGTTTCTCGCGGTGCAGGGATTTACTTGGCAGGTTTATTGCGACTTCAGCGGTTATACGGACATCGCGCGCGGTTGCGCGTTTCTGATGGGATTCAACATACCGGTAAACTTTCGCGCGCCTTTTTTCAGTCAGAGCATTCAAGACCTCTGGAGAAGATGGCACGTTACGCTTGCGACTTGGCTTCGGGATTATATCTACATTCCACTCGGAGGTTCTAGAACTTCGGAGCCTAGAATTTATCTCAACCTCATCACCACATTCACGTTAGGCGGTTTTTGGCACGGGGCGAGTTGGACTTATGTGATCTGGGGTTTTTGGCACGGACTTTGCCTCGTGATCGATCGATTGATGGATCGTTTTGGAATTCCGAAACTTCCCGAAAAAGGATTCCTCTGGTTTGCGATTCGAGCTTCGTTCGTATATTCGATTTTCGTAATCGGTGCGATCTTTTTCCGCTCTCAAAGTTTGGCCGATTGTTGGCATATCTTTCATCACGGTCTTGTCTGGGTTTCCGAGCCGACAAAGCAGGTTTTAAAGACGAATCTCGTCGCGCCGTTTTTAATCGGCGGTTTTCTGCTTCATACGCTGGAGTATTTCGAAAAGGCTCCTCGATTCTATTTCAAACATCAAAAAATCGTAATTTCCGTTTTTCTAATTTTGTTGGTTTTGCTTCTTTCCAATTACGCCGGAAAGGGTCAGGATTTTATCTACTTTCAATTCTAA
- a CDS encoding ExbD/TolR family protein, giving the protein MKKPNAKRRSLLEGDDSPLDMTSMLDVVFILLIFAMVAMSFQKEVHSLPVALPKAETKSGADGTKKEVFLLKDGKLQYGTATFGEEEWKRVVSKGEFQNEVVWIYGDETVGYGKFVFVLNSLKNSNLKELHLAVKKD; this is encoded by the coding sequence ATGAAAAAACCGAACGCAAAACGAAGAAGTCTTCTGGAAGGAGACGATTCTCCGCTCGATATGACGAGCATGCTGGACGTGGTTTTTATTCTTTTGATTTTTGCGATGGTCGCGATGAGTTTTCAAAAGGAAGTTCATTCTTTGCCGGTCGCTCTTCCGAAGGCGGAAACGAAGTCGGGAGCGGACGGAACCAAAAAAGAAGTATTCTTGTTAAAGGACGGAAAACTCCAATACGGAACCGCAACGTTCGGAGAAGAGGAATGGAAGCGCGTCGTTTCCAAAGGCGAGTTTCAAAACGAAGTCGTCTGGATCTACGGAGACGAAACGGTCGGCTACGGGAAGTTCGTGTTCGTTTTGAACAGTTTAAAGAATTCTAATTTAAAAGAATTGCATTTAGCCGTTAAAAAGGACTGA
- a CDS encoding ubiquinone/menaquinone biosynthesis methyltransferase, giving the protein MSEFQMPQVDCKAGFVRENFNKIAEKYDRFNDWNSFLLHRVWKNRLVNEVEKNLPAHLRVMDLCCGTGDISVRLENSPSIDHVTCVDFSENMLEIAKTRLQKQGEQGRVRFEVGDATQLKNFKNAQFDAVSIGFGLRNVDNLPKAIGEILRVLKPGGLFLNLDVGKVKNPLIRWAADFYFFRIVPIMGYILWGGKNEMFDYLPVSSLSYPDQETLKSILEKAGFQEVRYRNFVFGNAVLHIARKPY; this is encoded by the coding sequence ATGTCCGAATTTCAAATGCCTCAAGTCGATTGCAAGGCCGGTTTTGTTCGGGAGAATTTCAACAAGATCGCCGAAAAATACGATCGCTTCAACGACTGGAACAGCTTTCTTCTTCATCGAGTTTGGAAGAATCGTCTGGTGAACGAGGTCGAAAAAAATCTTCCCGCTCATCTTCGCGTTATGGATCTCTGCTGCGGAACCGGGGATATCAGCGTTCGATTGGAGAATTCTCCCTCGATCGATCATGTGACTTGCGTGGATTTTTCGGAGAACATGCTCGAAATCGCAAAGACCCGTTTGCAAAAACAAGGCGAACAAGGTCGCGTTCGTTTCGAAGTCGGCGACGCGACGCAGCTCAAGAATTTCAAGAACGCTCAGTTCGACGCGGTTTCGATCGGATTCGGTTTGCGTAACGTGGACAATCTCCCCAAAGCGATCGGTGAAATTCTCCGTGTATTAAAACCGGGCGGTTTGTTCCTCAACTTGGATGTGGGAAAGGTAAAAAATCCTCTGATCCGCTGGGCGGCCGACTTCTACTTCTTCCGAATCGTTCCGATCATGGGTTATATTCTTTGGGGAGGAAAAAACGAGATGTTCGATTATCTTCCGGTTTCTTCCCTTTCTTATCCCGATCAGGAAACTCTCAAATCCATTCTGGAAAAAGCCGGGTTTCAGGAAGTGCGTTACCGCAATTTCGTATTCGGGAACGCGGTCCTTCATATCGCGCGCAAGCCATATTAA
- a CDS encoding nucleotide pyrophosphohydrolase: protein MSEPDLSLNQAQAVVDEWIKNFGVRYFSELTNLAILMEEVGEFSRLVARTYGDQSFKKGEDPNGISKEMGDILFVLICLANQMGISLEDALRATLKKNTERDKDRHKENPKLQS, encoded by the coding sequence ATGAGCGAGCCTGATCTTTCCCTGAATCAGGCGCAAGCCGTTGTGGACGAATGGATCAAAAACTTCGGCGTTCGTTATTTTTCGGAACTCACCAACCTCGCGATTCTAATGGAAGAAGTGGGAGAATTTTCCAGGCTCGTGGCAAGAACGTACGGAGATCAATCCTTTAAAAAAGGGGAAGATCCGAACGGTATCTCGAAAGAGATGGGCGACATCCTTTTCGTTTTGATCTGTCTCGCCAATCAGATGGGCATTTCCCTCGAAGACGCATTGCGCGCCACTTTGAAAAAGAACACCGAACGGGACAAGGATCGTCATAAGGAAAACCCCAAACTTCAGTCCTGA
- a CDS encoding MotA/TolQ/ExbB proton channel family protein, with amino-acid sequence MEALFAKGGWVSILILIVSFINLGLFIRVRTFLPVLKRKLLFRLQGNDHDGNNDRQNADLKLILEDPDEFFTREFFVPESMIAWIRNLAGIATMLGLLGTVIGISVAFEEMKNAGTVSLEIFSEGIRLALNTTIEGLCVAIPSVLGFQYLKTILHKTEIELKSAVDNGVSNPIRATE; translated from the coding sequence GTGGAGGCGTTGTTTGCAAAAGGAGGATGGGTATCGATTCTCATCCTGATCGTAAGCTTTATCAATCTCGGACTTTTTATCCGAGTCAGAACCTTTCTTCCCGTTCTCAAACGAAAACTTTTATTCCGTCTGCAAGGCAACGATCACGACGGAAACAACGACCGCCAAAACGCGGACTTAAAATTGATCCTTGAAGATCCCGATGAATTTTTTACGCGGGAATTTTTCGTTCCCGAATCGATGATCGCCTGGATCCGCAACCTAGCGGGGATCGCGACCATGCTCGGACTGCTCGGAACCGTGATCGGAATTTCGGTCGCGTTCGAAGAGATGAAAAACGCGGGAACCGTCAGCCTTGAAATTTTTTCCGAAGGAATCCGGCTCGCACTCAACACTACGATCGAAGGACTTTGTGTCGCGATCCCTTCCGTATTAGGGTTTCAATATCTCAAAACCATTCTTCATAAAACGGAGATCGAACTCAAATCCGCCGTGGACAACGGCGTATCGAATCCAATCCGAGCGACCGAATGA